One region of Penaeus vannamei isolate JL-2024 chromosome 36, ASM4276789v1, whole genome shotgun sequence genomic DNA includes:
- the LOC113803789 gene encoding uncharacterized protein, producing MTGRGQEIVELMERRRINITFVQETKWKECKAREIGNGFKLFYNGSNGKREIVNIMSAYAPQMGCDEEEKTQFWEDLEEDLREIPESERLWIGGDFNGHCGSNNRGKEDTIGI from the exons ATGACAGGAAGAGGACAGGAGATAGTGGAACTGATGGAAAGGCGCAGGATTAACATCACGTTTGTCCAGGAGACGAAATGGAAAGAATGCAAGGCGAGGGAAATCGGAAATGGCTTCAAGTTGTTCTACAACGGGAGCAATGGAAAAC GAGAAATTGTAAACATCATGAGTGCTTATGCACCCCAAATGGGctgtgatgaagaagagaaaacgcaGTTTTGGGAAGACCTAGAGGAAGATCTGAGGGAAATACCGGAGAGTGAAAGGCTATGGATTGGAGGAGACTTCAACGGCCACTGCGGAAGCAAcaacagaggaaaggaggataccATTGGAATATGA
- the LOC138859479 gene encoding uncharacterized protein PF3D7_1120000-like, giving the protein MSHSLRIVNTFFKKAERHRITYKSRDAESKIDYILCRMSDRGSIKDCKVILDKDTQSQFVAAARDKLQQSEREGNRSFEEVTEYLRKLGERLEETWWWNDEVQESLKRKKEAKKTLDMENKDEIKEVYKLAKKEAKKSVARAKARAYQVLYEDMETIDGQKRTKLTKDEKGNVLVENAEILKRWQEYFSKLMNEENPRKSRKETQRVVEKRPSEITSEEVENAMKMMKNGKAVGPDNLPVEVWKSLGITGIEYLKQELNKIMEEEKIPE; this is encoded by the exons ATGAGTCACAGCCTTCGAATAGTTAACACTTTCTTCAAGAAAGCAGAGAGACACAGGATAACATATAAGAGCAGAGATGCAGAGTCAAAAATTGATTACATCTTGTGTAGAATGAGTGACAGAGGAAGCATAAAAGACTGCAAGGTGATCTTGG ACAAAGATACGCAGAGCCAGTTTGTGGCAGCAGCAAGAGACAAACTACagcagagtgaaagggaaggaaataggagctTTGAGGAAGTGACGGAATACCTGAGAAAGCtaggagagagactggaagagacaTGGTGGTGGAATGATGAGGTACAGGAGAGCctcaagaggaagaaggaagcaaagaaaaccTTAGACATGGAGAATAAGGATGAGATTAAAGAAGTATACAAGTTggcaaagaaagaagcaaagaagagtgTTGCCCGGGCAAAGGCAAGAGCATACCAAGTGCTGTATGAGGACATGGAGACCATCGATGGACAGAAGCGG ACAAAGCTGACCAAGGATGAAAAGGGCAATGTGTTAGTGGAAAATGCTGAGATACTGAAGAGATGGCAAGAATATTTCAGCAAACTGATGAATGAGGAGAACCCTAGAAAAAGCAGGAAAGAGACCCAGAGAGTCGTGGAGAAAAGGCCTAGTGAGATCACaagtgaggaggtggagaatgctatgaagatgatgaagaatggCAAAGCAGTGGGCCCAGACAATCTACCGGTCGAGGTGTGGAAGAGCTTAGGAATTACTGGAATTGAATATCTGAAGCAAGAACTCAACAAAatcatggaggaggagaaaatcccTGAATAA
- the LOC138859480 gene encoding uncharacterized protein has protein sequence MECGNNRGIKLMSHSMKLYERVQESRLRNIVEISEEQFGFMKGKSTTDAIFVLRQFQGKFREGQEDLHSMFIDLEKAYGRVPREELYWCRQIREYPRSTLEWSKTYCRKKAPWDMMFADDVVLCAKEKRELKDLEQGGDTLERRGMKISRSKTEYMCLNGTSTGSVEMLQRQLPETMYTIALKGRIHMMVIQWEKVPLSTRNTKRLEVAEMKMCRWGCGHTLKDHVRNEVIREKLGITHITEQFRKARLKWFGHVKRKDEEYAERRVLEITPPVGVNHLFKELLRVGVSAHRYGWCVGDRRGEPGRGSPVG, from the exons ATGGAATGTGGTAACAACCGAGGCATCAAGCTCATGAGCCACAGCATGAAACTATATGAAAGAGTGCAGGAGAGCCGATTAAGGAACATCGTGGAGATTAGTGAGGAACAGTTTGGCTTCATGAAAGGCAAGTCAACAACAGATGCCATCTTTGTGTTGAGGCAGTTTCAAGGTAAATTCAGAGAGGGCCAGGAAGACTTACACAGTATGTTtattgacctggagaaggcctATGGCAGGGTGCCAAGAGAGGAGCTCTATTGGTGCAGGCAGATCAGGGAGTACCCGAGAAGTACATTAGAGTGGTCAAAGACAT ATTGCAGAAAGAAAGCCCCCTGGGATATGATGTTTGCCGATGATGTGGTGTTGTGTGCAAAAGAGAAGCGAGAGCTGAAAGATCTGGAACAGGGGGGAGATAcgctggagagaagaggaatgaagatcTCAAGATCAAAGACTGAGTATATGTGCCTGAATGGGACATCAACTGGGAGTGTGGAGATGTTGCAAAGACAGTTACCAGAAACGATG TATACCATCGCATTGAAAGGCAGGATCCACATGATGGTAATCCAATGGGAAAAGGTACCCCTGAGTACCCGTAACACCAAGAGACTAGAAGTGGCAGAAATGAAAATGTGCAGATGGGGATGTGGCCACACATTGAAAGATCACGTGAGGAATGAAGTGATTCGAGAAAAATTGGGAATCACGCACATTACGGAACAGTTCAGGAAAGCCCGACTAAAGTGGTTTGGTCatgtgaaaagaaaagacgaggagTATGCTGAGCGCAGAGTGCTAGAGATCACACCACCa gttggtgtcaatcatctctttaaggagcttttgcgtgtgggtgtgagtgcccacaggtatggctggtgtgttgGGGATCGCCGGGGGGAGCCGGGgcgcggctcacccgtcggctaa
- the LOC138859481 gene encoding uncharacterized protein: MCTEIPDVETALIAGDFNGHVGERNLAIERVHGRYGSGAVNPNGERLIDFAVAYDLAILNTFFKKKDYNTYESGGQETQLDYILYKRSKMSEVRNFKHFNFFKMPEERLSVYMLYL; encoded by the exons atgtgcacagagataccggatgttgaaacagccttgattgctggcgatttcaatggtcacgtgggagagagaaactTGGCAATAGAGCGTGTCCATGGTAGATATGGGAGCGGGGCTGTAAATCCCAACGGAGAACGGCTAATTGACTTCGCAGTTGCATACGATCTGGCTATATTGAACACGTTCTTCAAAAAGAAGGATTACAATACATATGAAAGTGGAGGACAGGAAACACAATTGGACTACATATTATacaagagaagtaaaatgagtgaagtcagaaattttaag cattttaatttcttcaaaatgcccgaggagagactgagcgtttatatgctctatttgtag